In Methanothermococcus thermolithotrophicus DSM 2095, one DNA window encodes the following:
- the mcrA gene encoding coenzyme-B sulfoethylthiotransferase subunit alpha: MEAEKKLFLKALKEKFEEDPKEKYTKFYTFGGWQQSARKREFVEANEKIVAEKRGGIPMYNPDIGVPLGQRKLMPYKLSGTDYIVEGDDLHFMNNAAIQQMWDDIRRTVIVGMDTGHAVLEKRLGVEVTPETINEYMATINHSLPGGAVVQEHMVEVHPSLAWDCYAKIFTGDDELADELDKKYLIDINKLFPEEQAEQLKAAIGKKTYQVSRVPTLVGRVCDGGTIARWSAMQIGMSFITAYKLCAGEAAIADFSYAAKHADVVGVGTALPARRSRGANEPGGIPFGVLCDIVQTTRISDDPVEQSLEVVAVGAMLYDQVWLGSYMSGGVGFTQYATAAYTDDILDDFAYYGYEYVEKKYGINSTKPTMDVVEDIATEVTLYSLEQYDEFPTLLEDHFGGSQRAAVAAAASGISVCMATGNSNAGVNGWYLSQIMHKEYHSRLGFYGYDLQDQCGASNSLSIRNDEASPLELRGPNYPNYAMNVGHQGEYAGITQAAHSARKDAFAMNPLIKIAFADPSLVFDFARPRKECARGALREFEAAGERDVILPAK, translated from the coding sequence ATGGAAGCTGAGAAAAAATTATTTTTAAAAGCATTGAAGGAAAAATTCGAAGAAGATCCAAAGGAAAAATACACAAAATTCTACACATTTGGCGGATGGCAACAATCTGCAAGAAAGAGAGAGTTTGTTGAAGCTAACGAAAAAATAGTTGCTGAAAAAAGAGGCGGAATCCCAATGTACAACCCAGACATTGGTGTTCCACTCGGTCAAAGAAAATTAATGCCGTACAAACTCTCTGGAACAGACTACATTGTAGAAGGAGACGACTTACACTTCATGAACAACGCTGCTATCCAACAAATGTGGGACGACATTAGAAGAACCGTTATCGTTGGTATGGACACAGGTCACGCAGTACTTGAAAAAAGATTAGGGGTAGAAGTTACACCTGAAACAATTAACGAGTACATGGCAACAATTAACCACTCACTCCCTGGTGGTGCTGTTGTTCAGGAACACATGGTTGAAGTTCACCCATCATTAGCATGGGACTGTTACGCTAAGATCTTCACAGGAGACGATGAATTAGCAGATGAATTAGACAAAAAATACTTAATCGACATTAACAAATTGTTCCCTGAAGAACAGGCAGAACAATTAAAAGCTGCTATCGGTAAAAAGACCTACCAAGTATCAAGAGTTCCTACATTAGTTGGTAGAGTCTGTGACGGTGGTACAATAGCAAGATGGTCTGCAATGCAGATCGGTATGTCATTCATTACAGCATACAAACTCTGTGCTGGGGAAGCTGCAATTGCTGACTTCTCATACGCAGCAAAACACGCTGACGTTGTAGGTGTAGGTACAGCATTACCAGCAAGAAGATCCAGAGGTGCAAACGAACCAGGTGGTATTCCATTTGGTGTTTTATGTGATATAGTACAAACAACAAGAATAAGCGACGACCCAGTTGAACAATCATTAGAGGTTGTTGCAGTAGGTGCTATGTTATACGACCAAGTATGGCTTGGTTCATACATGTCCGGTGGTGTTGGATTCACACAATATGCTACAGCAGCATACACCGACGACATCTTAGACGACTTCGCATACTACGGATACGAATACGTAGAGAAGAAATACGGAATAAACAGTACAAAACCAACAATGGATGTTGTTGAAGACATTGCTACAGAAGTTACACTCTACTCATTAGAACAGTACGACGAATTCCCAACATTATTAGAAGACCACTTCGGAGGTTCCCAAAGAGCTGCTGTTGCTGCAGCTGCTTCAGGTATCTCAGTATGTATGGCTACAGGAAACTCAAACGCTGGTGTTAACGGCTGGTACTTAAGCCAAATCATGCACAAAGAATACCACAGCAGACTTGGATTCTACGGATACGACTTACAAGACCAGTGTGGAGCTTCAAACTCACTTTCAATTAGAAACGACGAAGCTTCACCATTGGAATTAAGAGGTCCAAACTATCCAAACTACGCAATGAACGTAGGTCACCAAGGAGAATACGCAGGTATTACACAAGCTGCACACTCCGCAAGAAAAGACGCATTTGCAATGAACCCATTAATTAAAATCGCATTCGCAGATCCATCATTAGTATTCGACTTTGCACGCCCAAGAAAAGAGTGTGCAAGAGGTGCTTTAAGAGAATTCGAAGCTGCTGGAGAAAGAGATGTTATCCTTCCAGCAAAATAA
- the mcrG gene encoding coenzyme-B sulfoethylthiotransferase subunit gamma — MAYKPQFYPGATKIAQNRRDHLNPDFELEKLREIPDEELVKVMGHRQPGEDYKTVHPPLEEMDLPEDYVRDLVEPISGAKEGHRIRYIQFADSMYFAPAQPYDRARMYMWRFRGVDTGSLSGRQVIEMRESNLEEISKNVLMDTSLFDPARIGMRGATVHGHSLRLDENGLMFDALQRYVYDEKTGHVVYVKDQVGRPLDEPVDVGEPLPEEKLREITTIYRKDGVPMRDDEELLTVVKRIHRARTLGGYMPVNEVFDKLL; from the coding sequence ATGGCATACAAGCCTCAATTCTACCCTGGTGCAACAAAAATTGCACAGAACAGAAGAGACCATTTAAACCCTGATTTTGAATTGGAAAAATTAAGAGAAATACCAGACGAAGAATTGGTAAAAGTAATGGGCCACAGACAGCCTGGAGAAGACTACAAAACTGTCCACCCACCATTGGAAGAAATGGACTTACCTGAAGACTACGTAAGAGACTTAGTTGAACCTATAAGCGGTGCTAAAGAAGGGCACAGAATCAGATACATCCAGTTTGCAGACTCCATGTACTTTGCTCCTGCTCAACCATACGACAGAGCAAGAATGTACATGTGGAGATTCAGAGGAGTAGATACAGGTAGCTTATCAGGTAGACAAGTTATCGAAATGAGAGAAAGCAACTTGGAAGAAATATCCAAAAACGTACTCATGGACACATCACTCTTTGACCCTGCAAGAATAGGTATGAGAGGAGCTACAGTTCACGGACACTCATTAAGATTGGATGAAAACGGATTAATGTTCGATGCACTCCAGAGATACGTTTACGATGAAAAAACAGGACACGTTGTATATGTAAAAGACCAGGTAGGAAGACCATTAGACGAACCTGTAGATGTTGGTGAACCATTACCTGAAGAAAAATTAAGAGAAATTACAACCATCTACAGAAAAGATGGAGTTCCAATGAGAGATGACGAAGAGCTCCTTACCGTAGTTAAAAGAATCCACAGAGCAAGAACACTCGGTGGATACATGCCTGTAAACGAAGTATTTGACAAATTATTATAA
- the mcrC gene encoding methyl-coenzyme M reductase I operon protein C, with protein sequence MPVGRQEQIVDCRAVMGLGEGGGLAQRGTFAEGLRNDVVVVAMSPGRRHITKPVCEITYGIREAGIQTSVLVLNAGSGIPHDAPHGSLGSTFGLKPEEAEQINRHKLCVIHLGNVKSHIVYKARLFLRYVKIPTIVVCQTPVDMEDFAKVGIKTREIMPLEPQTEGTIVEIVTGVVRGESSPQTKIDEIIQKIKKYLS encoded by the coding sequence ATGCCAGTTGGTAGACAAGAACAGATAGTTGATTGCAGAGCCGTCATGGGACTGGGAGAAGGTGGCGGTCTTGCTCAAAGGGGTACATTCGCCGAAGGATTGAGGAACGATGTTGTAGTAGTGGCGATGTCTCCAGGGAGAAGACACATAACAAAACCAGTGTGTGAAATTACCTATGGAATAAGGGAAGCAGGAATTCAAACCAGTGTTCTTGTATTGAATGCAGGTAGTGGAATTCCACATGATGCTCCTCATGGTAGCTTAGGCTCGACATTTGGGCTTAAGCCCGAGGAAGCCGAGCAGATAAATAGACACAAACTATGTGTCATACACCTCGGAAATGTTAAAAGCCATATAGTTTACAAAGCAAGGCTTTTCCTAAGGTATGTTAAAATTCCTACCATAGTGGTCTGTCAAACCCCTGTAGATATGGAAGATTTCGCAAAAGTTGGAATTAAAACGAGAGAAATTATGCCTCTTGAGCCTCAAACTGAAGGTACAATTGTAGAAATCGTTACAGGGGTTGTAAGAGGGGAATCCAGCCCACAAACAAAAATTGATGAAATAATTCAAAAAATTAAAAAATATTTAAGTTAG
- the mcrD gene encoding methyl-coenzyme M reductase operon protein D, with the protein MIEIEVFPHRYLKANTTEKFLNKVYSLDTVERIVIHGKSLPKTVYYGPAKGAPVNHTERKEIVVQGIPVELTVMAGRFWINLENDSELEKIEEICKELFPFGYKISVGKFLKDKPTVTDYIKYGEKFVNEIDKKIVGITDPRSKFQSSVTVIPKENDPDTGN; encoded by the coding sequence ATGATAGAAATTGAAGTCTTCCCCCATAGGTATTTAAAAGCGAATACTACTGAAAAGTTCCTCAATAAAGTATACTCCCTGGATACCGTGGAGAGAATAGTAATCCATGGTAAATCATTACCTAAAACCGTTTATTACGGACCTGCAAAAGGAGCTCCAGTTAATCACACGGAGAGGAAAGAAATCGTTGTTCAGGGCATTCCAGTAGAACTTACAGTCATGGCAGGGAGATTCTGGATAAATTTAGAAAATGACAGTGAATTAGAGAAAATAGAAGAAATATGTAAGGAATTATTCCCATTCGGGTACAAAATAAGCGTTGGTAAGTTCTTAAAAGACAAACCAACGGTAACTGATTACATAAAATATGGCGAAAAGTTCGTCAATGAAATAGATAAAAAGATCGTTGGAATCACAGATCCAAGAAGTAAATTCCAGTCATCAGTAACAGTAATACCTAAAGAAAATGACCCTGATACAGGAAATTAA
- the mcrB gene encoding coenzyme-B sulfoethylthiotransferase subunit beta, which yields MVKYEDKISLYDAKGNLVEDGVPLEAISPLYNPTIKAMVKNIKRTVAVNLAGIENSLKTGAIGGKGCKVPGRTLDLPIVENAEAIMDEVEKILRITPDDDTQLRAINDGKQLVVQVPSKRLEVAAEYSVSMLNTAMALKEAIIKTFDVDLFDGSTIHAAIVGRYPQVMDYMGGNIASLLGAPSNMEGLGYALRNIMVNHYVATTKKNLMNAVAFASIMEQTAMFEMGDAIGSFERMHLLGLAYQGLNSDNLVIDLVKANSKGTVGTVVASVVERALEDKVIVEDKSLESGFTMYKPADVAKWNAYAAAGLVAAVIVNCGAARAAQNVASTILYYNDILEYETGLPGTDFGRAEGTAVGFSFFSHSIYGGGGPGIFTGNHVVTRHSKGFAIPPVCAAMCADAGTQMFSPEKTSALVGAVYSAIDEFREPLKYVIEGALEVKDKI from the coding sequence ATGGTAAAGTATGAAGATAAGATAAGTTTGTACGACGCGAAAGGTAACCTTGTAGAAGATGGCGTACCATTGGAGGCTATAAGCCCGTTATACAACCCAACAATCAAGGCAATGGTAAAGAACATTAAAAGAACAGTTGCTGTTAACTTAGCAGGTATTGAAAACTCATTAAAAACAGGAGCTATCGGTGGAAAAGGCTGTAAAGTTCCAGGAAGAACATTGGACTTACCAATTGTAGAAAACGCTGAAGCTATTATGGATGAAGTTGAAAAAATATTAAGAATTACACCTGATGACGATACACAACTCAGGGCAATCAACGACGGAAAGCAGTTGGTAGTTCAGGTACCATCCAAAAGATTGGAAGTAGCTGCTGAATACTCAGTATCTATGTTAAACACCGCAATGGCTTTAAAAGAAGCTATTATCAAAACATTCGATGTAGATTTATTCGATGGTTCAACAATACACGCTGCTATTGTAGGTAGATACCCACAAGTTATGGACTACATGGGCGGTAACATTGCATCATTATTAGGAGCTCCTTCAAACATGGAAGGTTTAGGTTACGCTTTAAGAAACATTATGGTAAACCACTATGTTGCTACAACAAAGAAAAACCTCATGAACGCTGTTGCATTTGCTTCAATTATGGAACAAACAGCAATGTTTGAAATGGGAGACGCTATTGGTTCATTCGAAAGAATGCACTTATTAGGTTTAGCTTACCAAGGATTGAACTCAGACAACTTAGTAATTGACCTCGTAAAAGCAAACAGCAAAGGTACAGTAGGTACCGTTGTTGCTTCAGTAGTTGAAAGAGCTTTAGAAGACAAAGTTATTGTAGAAGACAAATCATTAGAATCAGGATTCACAATGTACAAACCAGCTGATGTTGCTAAGTGGAACGCATACGCAGCAGCTGGTTTAGTTGCAGCTGTTATCGTAAACTGTGGTGCAGCAAGAGCTGCTCAGAACGTTGCATCAACAATCCTCTACTACAACGATATATTAGAATACGAAACTGGTTTACCAGGAACTGACTTCGGTAGAGCAGAAGGTACAGCAGTAGGATTCAGTTTCTTCTCACACTCAATCTACGGTGGTGGAGGTCCAGGTATCTTCACAGGAAACCACGTAGTTACAAGACACTCCAAAGGATTTGCTATCCCACCAGTATGTGCTGCAATGTGTGCAGATGCAGGTACTCAGATGTTCTCACCTGAAAAAACATCAGCATTAGTTGGTGCTGTTTACAGTGCAATTGATGAATTCAGAGAGCCATTAAAATACGTAATTGAAGGAGCTCTTGAAGTTAAGGATAAAATTTAA
- the mmp10 gene encoding methyl coenzyme M reductase-arginine methyltransferase Mmp10 (Mmp10 (methanogenesis marker protein 10) is a cobalamin-requiring radical SAM methyltransferase that creates the methylarginine modification to methyl coenzyme M reductase.) — MNQNFNYDVFGSGFGHEDEFNKNNNGKSQLLIDLKGEPGKNCGGFCKFCYFRKVNNQNPEPYGCKNCTFQMGCDYCTYSVREINGDFIPLPFAIQQVQNALFYGKYEKVNITSGGDTSFYPYLEELCEYINNLGLKIHLGYTSGKGFKNIQTAKNLVECGVDEVTFSVFSTNPELRKEWMSDPDPEKSLECLKYFCENCEVHCAIILIPGVNDGDNLKNTVKDLIEWGANAVILMRFANKTEHGLILGNAPLIENIEPHSVGEFKSIVEDLYNEFGDKIRISGTPLYDPVTNAPFAISYEDDILENLRKKIKAEATIITGNVAYPFLSKIFENTPVNVVKVDKDISDLITGKDLETVDLKELKDTVFIPPNAFVHDRLAEEILNRDGDKRMVLRGVEKLTLDGEVSGIYTKEEVLEFEINAFEELIEKINFFGALI; from the coding sequence ATGAATCAGAATTTTAATTATGATGTTTTTGGATCTGGTTTTGGCCACGAAGATGAATTTAATAAAAATAATAATGGTAAATCACAACTTTTAATCGATTTAAAAGGAGAACCTGGTAAAAACTGCGGTGGGTTTTGTAAATTTTGCTATTTTAGAAAAGTGAATAATCAAAATCCTGAACCATATGGCTGTAAAAACTGTACTTTTCAGATGGGCTGTGATTACTGTACCTATTCAGTAAGGGAAATTAACGGGGACTTTATACCACTGCCTTTTGCAATTCAGCAGGTTCAAAATGCTTTATTCTATGGAAAATATGAAAAAGTAAATATTACTAGTGGTGGAGATACCAGTTTTTATCCTTATTTGGAAGAGCTCTGTGAATATATTAATAATCTCGGTTTAAAGATACATCTTGGATATACCTCAGGAAAGGGATTTAAAAATATACAAACCGCTAAAAATTTAGTGGAGTGTGGAGTAGATGAAGTTACGTTCTCTGTATTCTCTACAAACCCTGAATTAAGAAAAGAATGGATGAGTGATCCTGATCCAGAAAAATCACTGGAGTGTCTGAAGTACTTCTGTGAAAACTGTGAGGTTCATTGTGCAATTATTTTAATTCCCGGGGTAAACGATGGGGACAACTTAAAAAACACTGTAAAAGATTTGATTGAATGGGGAGCAAATGCAGTAATTTTAATGAGATTTGCAAATAAAACAGAACATGGGCTGATTTTAGGAAATGCTCCATTGATAGAAAATATTGAGCCTCATAGTGTTGGGGAGTTTAAATCCATTGTTGAAGACTTATACAATGAGTTTGGAGACAAAATAAGAATATCTGGGACTCCATTGTATGATCCTGTAACTAATGCACCATTTGCTATATCCTATGAAGATGATATTTTGGAAAATCTACGAAAGAAAATTAAAGCTGAAGCTACCATCATTACTGGAAATGTGGCTTATCCATTTTTAAGCAAGATATTTGAAAACACTCCGGTCAATGTAGTTAAAGTTGATAAGGATATATCCGATTTAATTACTGGAAAGGATTTAGAAACTGTTGATTTAAAAGAACTAAAGGATACAGTGTTTATACCTCCAAACGCCTTTGTTCATGATAGACTGGCTGAAGAAATACTGAATAGGGATGGAGATAAACGAATGGTTTTAAGAGGAGTCGAGAAACTAACTTTAGACGGAGAAGTTAGTGGAATATACACTAAAGAGGAAGTTTTAGAATTTGAAATAAATGCATTTGAAGAATTAATTGAAAAAATAAATTTCTTTGGAGCTCTAATTTAA